The genomic segment GTGTTTGACGACTGCGCCGCCATCGACACCCGCACCCTCTCCCGCTCCCTGTTCCTGCGGCTCGCCCTCCTCGACCAGGACAGCCCCGAGCGTGCCTACGTCCGGGACACCCTGATCGAGCTGAACCTCCCCCTGGTGCGCTACGCCGCCGCCCGCTTCCGCAGCCGCAACGAACCCATGGAGGACATCGTCCAGGTCGGCACCATCGGCCTGATCAAGGCGATCGACCGGTTCGACTGCGAACGGGGCGTGGAGTTCCCGACCTTCGCGATGCCGACCGTCGTGGGAGAGATCAAGCGCTTCTTCCGGGACACCAGCTGGTCGGTGCGGGTCCCGCGCCGGCTCCAGGAGCTGCGGCTCGCGCTCACCAAGGCGAGCGACGAGCTCTCGCAGCAGCTCGACCGCTCCCCGACCGTCCCCGAGCTCGCGGCCTGCCTCGGTGTCTCCGAGGAGGACGTGGTCGACGGCCTCGCGGTGGGCAACGCCTACACCGCCAGCTCCCTGGACTCGCCCGCCGCCGAGGAGGACGGCACCGAGGGCTCCCTCGCGGACCGCCTGGGCTACGAGGACACGGCGCTGGAGGGCGTCGAGTACCGGGAGTCGCTGAAGCCGCTGCTGGCCAAACTCCCGCCCCGGGAGCGCCAGATCATCATGCTCCGCTTCTTCGCCAATATGACGCAGTCGCAGATCGGCGAGGAGGTCGGCATCTCCCAGATGCACGTCTCCCGGCTGCTCACCCGCACCCTCTCCCAGCTCCGCGAGGGCCTGGTCTCGGAGGAGTGACCCACGCCGGCCCCCGGGGCCGGTGACACGTACGTACGCACGGACGGCCGCCGCGGCGCAGGGAAGCGCCGCGGCGGCCGTCCGTGTGGTGCGGAGGGTGAGGGGCGGGACGGGCCCGCCGAGCGCGTCCGCCGGGTGCTCCCGGCACGGCTCCGTACGCGGATTCGCGCCGGGCCGTACCGAGCGGCGCGGACGGCGCGCCCCGACCCGGGAGTGAAGGGGCCCGGGGCCGGGGCCCGGGCGGCTCAGGACATGGCGAGCCAGGCCACCCCGGCGATGATCGCGATCGCGGCGACGACGCCGACGATCAGTCCGACGCGCGGCCCGGAGGCGGCGGGGGCGGGCTGCCGCTGCGGAGCGCCCTCGTCGACGAAGGCGCGGAACATCTGGGTGCTGCCCGCGGGGTCCGGCTGGTGCGCGGGGCCGTGAGGGTTGTTCGTCATGGGGCGGACCCTAGCGAACCACCGGCCGCGCCCCAACCCCCGGGGCGGCCCGGGGCCGCCCGCCGCCGGGCCGCTCCGGGCCGGCCGCGCCCGGGTGCCCGGCCCGTTTCGGGGGACGGCAGCCGCTTCCCGCCGGAACACCGGCGACAGCACACGGCAGCGCCCGGCAGGCGCACGACGCCCGGGCGGCAGTCTTTCCGCTTCCTTTACCCGGATCACCCGTTATGAACTTGCCTTCAGCAACCAACAGACTTACCGTTGCCTTGAGCAACTACCCGGGAGGATGCGTGGCGGAGCTGAGCCACTTCGAGGAGCTGGCCCGCCGGCTCGGCGGCGTCGAGGCGGTGAAGCGCGCCCTCTCCCGCGCACTCCCGCCGGACTGCCAGCCCGCCTCGACCACCGTGCTCGCGCTGCTCCACCACCACGGGGAGATGCGCATGAGCCGTCTCGCAGAACTGCTCGGCATCGACATGTCGGTGACCAGCCGGCACGTCGCCCATGCCGTCGACCGCGGCTGGATCGACCGCGCGCCCGACCCGCTCGACAAGCGGTCCCGGCTGCTCAGCCTGAGCCCTCGCGGCCGCGAGCTGCTCCGCGGGGCCTCCGCCCGCAGCGCCGCGGCCCTCGCCGAGGCCCTGGCGGACTGGTCCGACGAGGACGTCGAGCGCCTGAACGAACTGCTGGCCCGGCTGCGGGCCGACTTCGGCACCACCTGCCGGGCCCGTGGTGAGCGCCACCAGCACGCCCCGGCTCTCCGCACCACTCCGCCGTCACCGTGATCCCCGAAACCCCGTGAGGAAAAGGAAGCGCATGGCCACCACCCCGCCCGCCGGTGTGCGGAGGGACGCCCCCACCGGCTCGTCCGCCGGAGACACCCCGCCCATGACCCACCGGCAGATCATGGAGGCGCTCTCCGGGCTGATGCTCGGCATGTTCGTCGCGGTGCTGTCGTCGACGATCGTCTCCAACGCCCTGCCGGAGATCATCTCCGACCTGGGGGGCGGGCAGAGCGCGTACACCTGGGTGGTCACCGCGTCGCTGCTCACCATGACGGCGAGCACCCCGCTCTGGGGCAAGCTCGCCGACCTGGCGAGCAAGAAGACCCTGATCCAGCTGTCCCTGGTCGTCTTCGTGCTGGCCTCGGCCGGCGCGGGCCTCGCACAGAACACCGGCACCCTGATCGCCTTCCGGGCGGTCCAGGGCCTGGGCATGGGCGGCATGGCCGCGCTGACGCAGATCGTGATCGCCGCGATGATCTCGCCCCGCGAGCGCGGCCGGTACAGCGGCTACCTCGGGGCCACGTTCGCCGTCGCCACCGTCGGCGGACCGCTGATCGGCGGCGTCATCACCGACACCTCGTGGCTCGGCTGGCGCTGGTGCTTCTACGTCGGTGTGCCGTTCGCCGTGGCCGCGCTGATCGTCCTGCAGAAGACCCTGCGGCTGCCGGTCGTCAAGCGGGACGTGAAGGTCGACTGGGCGGGCGCCTCGCTCATCGCCGCGGCCGTGTCGCTGCTGCTGATATGGGTGACCCTCGCCGGTGACACGTACGCCTGGGCGTCCTGGCAGACCGCCGTCATGGTGGGCGGCTCGATCCTGCTCGGGCTGGCCTTCGTCCTCGTCGAGTCGCGGGCGAGCGAACCGATCATCCCGCTGCGCCTCTTCCGCAACCGGACCATCACGCTGACCTCGCTCGCCAGCCTCTTCGTCGGTGTGGCGATGTTCGGCGCCACCGTCTTCCTCAGCCAGTACTTCCAGCTCGCCCGGGGCGAGTCGCCCACGATGTCGGGCGTGCTGACGATTCCGATGATCGCGGGCCTGTTCCTCTCCTCGACCGTCTCCGGTGTCCTCATCACCCGGACCGGCCACTGGAAGCGCTGGCTGGTGACGGGTGCCGTCCTGCTCACGGCGGGCCTCGGCCTCCTCGGCACCATGCGGCACGACACCGCCTACTGGCAGCTCGCCGTCTCCATGGCCGTGCTCGGGCTCGGGGTCGGCATGATGATGCAGAACCTCGTCCTGGCCACGCAGAACCAGGTGGAGCCCGGCGACCTCGGCGTGGCCAGCTCCGTCGTCGCCTTCTTCCGCTCCCTCGGCGGCGCCATCGGCGTCTCGGCGCTCGGCGCGGTCCTCGGCCACCGCGTCGCCGGCTACGTCCGCGAGGGCCTGGCGGGGATCGGCGTCCGGCAGTCCGGCGACGGCGGCGGCATCCCCGACCTGGACACGCTCCCGGCGCCGGTGCGCGCGGTCGTCGAGAGCGCCTACGGACACGGCGTCGCGGACATCTACCTCTACGCGGCCCCGGTCGCCCTGGTCGCGCTGGTGCTGACGCTGCTGATCAAGGAGGTACCGCTGAGGACGACCGGCGGCCTCCAGGAGGCCGTCGCCCGGCGGACGGCGGACGAGACGGCGGCGGCCGGCCCGGACACCGGGAAGACGGCGCCCCGGACCCCCGCGGGAGCCGGAACCACCACGGACGCCGGGCCAGCGAGCCCCCTCGCCGCGGCGGGCAGCCACCGGGCCTGCGCCGCGGCCTCCCCGCCGGACGGAAAGAACGGCTGACGGCGCCGCCGCGCACCCCCGCGCGGAAGGGTCCCGGCGCGGTCGGCCCCGCGGTTCACGCGCCGCCCGCTCCGGGCTCCGCACGCCGCCGCTCCGCCCCGCCGCCCTCGCGCCGCACCGGCGGAGCCGCGGGGCCGGCGGGGCGGATGCCGAAGTCGCGGGCGGCGTTGTCGTGGCAGACCGCGCGCAGCCAGTCGTCCCCGAGGCCGAGCCGGGCCAGCGCGCGGAGGGCGTGCGCGTACGGGTAAGGGATGTTGGGGAAGTCGGTGCCGAGCAGCACGCGGTCGCCGAGCGCGGCCAGCCGGGGGAGTTCCGGGAGGGGGAAGGGGCAGATCTCCTCGGAGAAGTCCGTGAACGCCATGGTGGTGTCCAGCCGCACCCCCGGATGGCGCTCGGCGAGGTCCAGGAAGTCCGCGTACTCGGGCATGCCCATGTGCGCGACGATCAGGCGCAGCCGCGGGTGGCGGGCGAGCAGCCGGCCGACCGGCCCCGGGCCGGTGAACCTCCCCGGGACGGGCCCCGAACCGCAGTGGATCACTACGGGGACGGCGGCCTCCGCCAGCAGCCCCCACACCGGGTCGAGCAGCGGGTCGTTCGGGTCGTACGCCCCCACCTGAAGGTGTGACTTGAAGACGCGGGCACCGCCTTCGACGGCCTCCCGCACATACCCCCCGGCCCCGGGCTCGGGGAAGAAGGTCGCCGAGTGCAGGCAGTCCGGTGTGCGGCGGGCGAAATCGGCGGACCAGGAGTTGAGCCAGGCGGCCATCCCCGGCTTGTGCGGATAGAGCAGCGAGGTGAAGGCGCGCACCCCGAAGGCCCGGAGCAGGGCCGTGCGTTCCTCCTCCGTCCGCCGGTAGGTGATCGGCCAGGGCCGCCCGGTCAGCGGCCCGGCGGCGTCGAAGTGGGCCCAGACCTTGCGCAGCACACGCTCGGGCATGAAGTGCGTGTGGACGTCGATCAGCCCGGCCAGCCCCAGCTCCCGCCGGAACCGGGCCACCTCCCGCACCTCCGCCCCGCCGCCCTCCCCCGGGCTCTCCTCGGCGGGCGCCCCGCTCCCGGCCGGGCCGGCGCCCCGTCCGGCGTGCCTCGGCGGCTCAGTCCTCCCGGTCATACGGCATGCTCCCCGGCTCGGCGGTCACGGAGCCGCCAGTATGCGCCGCGGGTCTGCCCGGCAGGTGTGGGAGGGGCATCTGATCCGGACGGCAGCCGTGGCCTCGCCGGTCCGACGCGGCCACGTGCACCGGGAGCCGATGCGGATCCATACCGTTCACCTTCCTCGCTTGTCGTTCACCATCGGTCCGATGCGGAGGGGCCTTCTCGGAGCATGCCCCGATCGGCCGGGCACCGGACCGACCGGCCCGGTGCCCGCATCGGATGCCGTGCCGGCGACGCGCGCCTCAGACCGGGCTGGGCAGGGCGCCGAGCGCGCGGCCGGCACGGTGGGCGGACTCCAGTGCTCCGGCGTGCATCTGCGCGGCCTGGTCCTTGAAGGAGTCGAGGGCGGGATTGACGCCGACGAGGGTGAACTCGCGTTCGACCACGGTGAGGTCGGCGCCCCAGTGGTCGGCGATGATGCGCCGCAGGTACGGCGTGGAGTGGTCCCAGCCCTCCCGCGGCGTGCCCGGGCCGTACGCGCCGCCGCGGACGGTGGCGAGGACCACGGGCTTGCCGCCGAGGAACCGCTCTCCGGCCGCCCGCGGGTCGGCGCAGACGAGGTCGATGTACGTCTTGAAGTGCTGGGAGACGCCGTAGTTGTAGAGCGGGACGCCGAACAGGACCGCGTCGGCGGCGATCAGTTCGTCGACGAGCGCCGCCGCCAGAGCGACGGCCTCCCGCTGTTCGGCGGTGCGCTCGGACTCCGGCGTCATGCCGCTGGTCACGGCCGCGGCCCAGGCAGTGGCGGGCAGGGTCTCGACGCCGATGTGGCGGCTCACGACCGTGTCCCCGGGGCGGGCGGCGAGCCACTGCTTCTCGACTATGTCCGCGATCTCGCGGCTCGCGGAGTCATGCGTGCGGATGCTGGCATCCAGCCGGAACAGGGTCACGGCCCCTCCTCGGATCGATTGGTTCAAGCTTGAAGTCACCATAACACCTCAACTTCAAGCTTGAACTGAACTAGGGAGGTTGTTACTTCACTCGTGAAGCGAACGGCTACGCTGAGCGGCATGCAGGACGAACCACGGTGGCTGTCCAGCTGGGAGCGCGAGGCCTGGCTGGCCCTGGCGGGCCTCATGCTGAAGCTCCCCGGCGCCCTGGACGCCCAGCTCCTGCGTGACAGCGACCTCACGCTCTTCGACTATCTGGTGCTCAGCTCCCTGTCGATGACACCCGGGCGGACCATGCGGCTCAGCGACCTGGCCCAGCACACCAGCAGCTCACTGTCCCGGCTGTCGAACGTCGTCAAGCGGCTGGAGCGGCGCGGCCTGCTGCACAGGGAGCCCGATCCGGACAACTCCCGCTACACCGTCGCGGTACTGACCGACGCCGGCCTGCAGCGCGTGGTCGAGGCGGCTCCGGGGCACGTCGCGGCAGTGCGCCGCTACGTCATCGACGGGCTGACCAAGCAACAGGTCGAGGTACTGCGCGAGGTGGCCTGCCACGTGACCCGGCAGGTCGACGGAGAACCGGAGAAGCCGCCGGAGACGCCATCGTGACGTGAGGGCCGGCCCTTCAGCTCACCAGCGGCGCCACCGCGAGGACCAGCCCGTTCCGCCCCTGCTCCTGCGCGGGGATTCCGCCCCACCCGTGCCATCCGGCAGCGAGGGCCGGTCCCGGCGGCTGTCGCTTCACTGCCTACGGCACGCGAAAGCCCCCCGGATGATCTCCGAGGGGCTTCTGAGCTGTGCGCGCTCGGCAGTGTGCTCGCTCAGGACATAGGAAACGGGTGTCTCAAGAGATAGGAAACATTCGCGAGTCTGGCGGCTGTGTCGAAGGCCAGACTGATCATCACCGCTGTTGTCGTCGAAGGACGGTCCCAGGCCGAGGTGGCCCGGGCCTACGGGGTCTCCAAGGGGTGGGTCTCAAAGCTCCTCGCCCGCTACCGCATCGAGGGCGAGGCGGCGTTCGAGCCGCGCTCCAGACGGCCGAAGACCTCACCGACCGCGCTCGACACCGAGACCGTCGAGCTGATCCTCCGGCTCCGCAAGGAGCTGACCGGGCAGGGCCTGGACGCCGGCCCGGAAACCATCGCCTGGCACCTGGCCCACCATCACCAGCGCGCCGTCTCCCGGGCCACCATCAGCCGCTACCTGACCCGGCACGGGCTCATCACCCCCACACCCGCCAAACGGCCCCGCTCGTCCTACATCCGCTTCCAGGCCGCACTGCCCAACGAGACCTGGCAGGCCGACTTCACCCACTACCGCCTCACCGATCCAGCCGGCACCGACACCGAGATCCTCACCTGGCTCGACGACTGCTCCCGCTACGCCCTGCACATCACCTGCTGGCAACGGGTGACCGGCCCGATCGTCGTGAACACCTTCCGCCGGGCCACCGCCGCCCACGGCATACCCGCCTCCACCCTCACCGACAACGGCATGGTCTTCACCACCCGCCTCTCCGGCGGCCGCGGCGGCCGCAACGCCCTGGAACACGAACTGCGCCGCCTGCACATCACCCAGAAGAACGCCGCCCCCAACCACCCCACCACCTGCGGCAAAGTCGAACGCTTCCAGCAGACGATGAAGAAGTGGCTACACGCCCAGCCCGACCAGCCCGCCACCCTCCCCCGGCTACAAGCCCTGATCGACCACTTCACCCACGCCTACAACCACCAGCGCCCCCACCGCTCCCTGCCCCACCGCGCCACCCCAGCAGCGATCTACACCACCCTGCCCAAAGCCCTGCCCGCCCACAGCCGCGACGCCGACACCCACACCCGCGTCCGCCACGACCGCATAGACCAATCCGGCCTGGTCACCCTCCGCGTCGGCGGCAGACTCCACCACATAGGCATCGGACGAACCCACGCCCGAACCAGCGTCATCCTCCTCGTCGACGACCTCCACGTCCGCATCGTCAACGCCACCACCGGAGAACTCCTGCGCGACCTGACCATCGACCCCACCCGCGACTACCAGCCCCAGCACCCCACCAACACGACGAAACCCCCGAAC from the Streptomyces xinghaiensis S187 genome contains:
- a CDS encoding RNA polymerase sigma factor SigF, whose amino-acid sequence is MSVELGSSKVLTNDAPHVFDDCAAIDTRTLSRSLFLRLALLDQDSPERAYVRDTLIELNLPLVRYAAARFRSRNEPMEDIVQVGTIGLIKAIDRFDCERGVEFPTFAMPTVVGEIKRFFRDTSWSVRVPRRLQELRLALTKASDELSQQLDRSPTVPELAACLGVSEEDVVDGLAVGNAYTASSLDSPAAEEDGTEGSLADRLGYEDTALEGVEYRESLKPLLAKLPPRERQIIMLRFFANMTQSQIGEEVGISQMHVSRLLTRTLSQLREGLVSEE
- a CDS encoding MarR family winged helix-turn-helix transcriptional regulator; this translates as MAELSHFEELARRLGGVEAVKRALSRALPPDCQPASTTVLALLHHHGEMRMSRLAELLGIDMSVTSRHVAHAVDRGWIDRAPDPLDKRSRLLSLSPRGRELLRGASARSAAALAEALADWSDEDVERLNELLARLRADFGTTCRARGERHQHAPALRTTPPSP
- a CDS encoding MDR family MFS transporter; protein product: MATTPPAGVRRDAPTGSSAGDTPPMTHRQIMEALSGLMLGMFVAVLSSTIVSNALPEIISDLGGGQSAYTWVVTASLLTMTASTPLWGKLADLASKKTLIQLSLVVFVLASAGAGLAQNTGTLIAFRAVQGLGMGGMAALTQIVIAAMISPRERGRYSGYLGATFAVATVGGPLIGGVITDTSWLGWRWCFYVGVPFAVAALIVLQKTLRLPVVKRDVKVDWAGASLIAAAVSLLLIWVTLAGDTYAWASWQTAVMVGGSILLGLAFVLVESRASEPIIPLRLFRNRTITLTSLASLFVGVAMFGATVFLSQYFQLARGESPTMSGVLTIPMIAGLFLSSTVSGVLITRTGHWKRWLVTGAVLLTAGLGLLGTMRHDTAYWQLAVSMAVLGLGVGMMMQNLVLATQNQVEPGDLGVASSVVAFFRSLGGAIGVSALGAVLGHRVAGYVREGLAGIGVRQSGDGGGIPDLDTLPAPVRAVVESAYGHGVADIYLYAAPVALVALVLTLLIKEVPLRTTGGLQEAVARRTADETAAAGPDTGKTAPRTPAGAGTTTDAGPASPLAAAGSHRACAAASPPDGKNG
- a CDS encoding amidohydrolase family protein, which produces MTGRTEPPRHAGRGAGPAGSGAPAEESPGEGGGAEVREVARFRRELGLAGLIDVHTHFMPERVLRKVWAHFDAAGPLTGRPWPITYRRTEEERTALLRAFGVRAFTSLLYPHKPGMAAWLNSWSADFARRTPDCLHSATFFPEPGAGGYVREAVEGGARVFKSHLQVGAYDPNDPLLDPVWGLLAEAAVPVVIHCGSGPVPGRFTGPGPVGRLLARHPRLRLIVAHMGMPEYADFLDLAERHPGVRLDTTMAFTDFSEEICPFPLPELPRLAALGDRVLLGTDFPNIPYPYAHALRALARLGLGDDWLRAVCHDNAARDFGIRPAGPAAPPVRREGGGAERRRAEPGAGGA
- a CDS encoding FMN-dependent NADH-azoreductase, with translation MTLFRLDASIRTHDSASREIADIVEKQWLAARPGDTVVSRHIGVETLPATAWAAAVTSGMTPESERTAEQREAVALAAALVDELIAADAVLFGVPLYNYGVSQHFKTYIDLVCADPRAAGERFLGGKPVVLATVRGGAYGPGTPREGWDHSTPYLRRIIADHWGADLTVVEREFTLVGVNPALDSFKDQAAQMHAGALESAHRAGRALGALPSPV
- a CDS encoding MarR family winged helix-turn-helix transcriptional regulator encodes the protein MQDEPRWLSSWEREAWLALAGLMLKLPGALDAQLLRDSDLTLFDYLVLSSLSMTPGRTMRLSDLAQHTSSSLSRLSNVVKRLERRGLLHREPDPDNSRYTVAVLTDAGLQRVVEAAPGHVAAVRRYVIDGLTKQQVEVLREVACHVTRQVDGEPEKPPETPS
- a CDS encoding IS481 family transposase produces the protein MSKARLIITAVVVEGRSQAEVARAYGVSKGWVSKLLARYRIEGEAAFEPRSRRPKTSPTALDTETVELILRLRKELTGQGLDAGPETIAWHLAHHHQRAVSRATISRYLTRHGLITPTPAKRPRSSYIRFQAALPNETWQADFTHYRLTDPAGTDTEILTWLDDCSRYALHITCWQRVTGPIVVNTFRRATAAHGIPASTLTDNGMVFTTRLSGGRGGRNALEHELRRLHITQKNAAPNHPTTCGKVERFQQTMKKWLHAQPDQPATLPRLQALIDHFTHAYNHQRPHRSLPHRATPAAIYTTLPKALPAHSRDADTHTRVRHDRIDQSGLVTLRVGGRLHHIGIGRTHARTSVILLVDDLHVRIVNATTGELLRDLTIDPTRDYQPQHPTNTTKPPNP